From a single Prosthecobacter sp. genomic region:
- a CDS encoding N-acetylmuramoyl-L-alanine amidase codes for MILLHRLSRIAAACLALLVSGAGSEAAAQTLRFSTVVIDAGHGGKDGGSVWNGLIEKKLCLDVAKRVEAGLKSRGLKTVMTRRTDTFVELEQRARLANRVPTSVFVSIHFNGSRTTLISGGEAYYRSSRGKILASAISRSIKSRVTGGSRGIFYADYKVLRATQMPAVLVECGYISNKREARRCADPVHRQKLADAIVSGLLAARGR; via the coding sequence GTGATCCTGCTTCACCGTCTCTCACGCATCGCTGCGGCATGTCTGGCGCTGCTTGTGAGTGGTGCTGGGAGTGAGGCGGCCGCCCAGACGCTGCGTTTCTCCACCGTGGTCATTGATGCCGGGCATGGCGGCAAGGACGGCGGCTCCGTGTGGAACGGCCTGATCGAAAAAAAGCTCTGCCTTGATGTTGCCAAGCGCGTCGAGGCTGGTTTGAAATCACGCGGTCTCAAAACTGTCATGACCCGCCGCACCGACACGTTTGTGGAGCTGGAACAGCGGGCGCGCCTCGCGAACCGCGTGCCGACCTCAGTGTTCGTCAGCATCCATTTCAACGGCAGCCGTACCACCCTCATCTCCGGCGGGGAAGCCTACTATCGCAGCTCACGTGGGAAGATTCTCGCCTCTGCCATCAGCCGCTCCATCAAAAGCCGGGTCACAGGCGGCTCGCGCGGCATTTTTTACGCCGACTACAAGGTGCTGCGTGCAACCCAGATGCCCGCTGTGCTCGTCGAATGCGGCTACATCAGCAACAAGCGCGAGGCACGCCGTTGCGCCGATCCGGTTCATCGTCAGAAGCTTGCCGACGCCATCGTCAGCGGTCTTCTCGCCGCCAGAGGGCGCTGA
- a CDS encoding TlyA family RNA methyltransferase has protein sequence MPRERLDLALVKLGLVPSREQAKRLIMAGEVSVMGRRITQPGWLLRENEQIVLRQPPKYVSRGGLKLEGALEHFGIDVAGMTAFDVGASTGGFTDCLLQRGATKVFAYDVGTNQLAWKLRSDPRVISREQFNLRHMKREDVGQEVDILVADLSFISLTLVLPAALQVLRPGGHAVVLIKPQFELSRGEIGKGGIVREPELHAKACARIEDFVRSQPQLQWRGLIESSIQGTEGNREFLAWFTVLA, from the coding sequence ATGCCGCGCGAACGTCTCGACCTTGCCCTGGTGAAGCTCGGCCTCGTGCCTTCACGCGAGCAGGCCAAGCGGCTCATCATGGCGGGCGAGGTCAGTGTGATGGGGCGGCGCATCACCCAGCCTGGCTGGCTGCTGAGGGAAAACGAGCAGATCGTTCTGCGTCAGCCGCCGAAATACGTCAGCCGTGGCGGTTTGAAGCTCGAAGGAGCGCTTGAGCATTTTGGCATCGATGTGGCGGGCATGACCGCATTCGATGTGGGGGCTTCCACGGGAGGATTTACGGATTGTCTGTTGCAACGGGGCGCCACGAAGGTCTTCGCTTACGATGTGGGCACCAATCAGCTCGCCTGGAAGCTGCGCAGCGATCCGCGTGTGATCTCACGCGAGCAGTTCAATCTCCGTCACATGAAGCGTGAGGACGTGGGACAGGAGGTGGACATCCTGGTGGCCGACCTTTCGTTCATTTCGCTCACTTTGGTGCTGCCAGCCGCCTTGCAGGTGCTGCGGCCTGGCGGTCACGCGGTGGTTTTGATCAAGCCGCAGTTCGAGCTTTCACGCGGGGAAATTGGCAAGGGCGGCATTGTGCGGGAGCCGGAACTGCACGCCAAAGCCTGCGCACGCATCGAGGACTTTGTGCGTTCTCAACCGCAGCTTCAATGGCGGGGCCTGATAGAGTCTTCCATCCAAGGAACCGAGGGCAATCGCGAGTTCCTGGCGTGGTTCACTGTCCTGGCATGA
- a CDS encoding bifunctional serine/threonine-protein kinase/formylglycine-generating enzyme family protein translates to MSDSLPPHLKSCTQCGAELPAGGTNGLCPACLMAEAMKPSGPKTRWEPPTAEELAKLLPQYEITRMLGRGGMGAVYQGTQKSLDRAVAIKILSNDLEEADASFAERFKNEARAMAKLSHPGIVAVFDSGETANGLLYIVMEFIEGTDVARMIAKDKRLHTDHAMAITAHVCDALAYAHERGIIHRDIKPANIMVGYDGVVKVADFGLAKMSKAGESALTQSGMAMGTLHFMAPEALMLGTAVDHRADIYAVGVMLYQMLTGKLPQGMFELPSLQVPGLDPRYDSIIGKALREDRELRYPRVLDMRHDLDAILTQPVVKVEAAAEKAPAALQTQARPQRPGGQPYRPPQPQVVVRTEKKGSPLLWVGFIVMACIAAWLGLKKSGGESTPEPGGAAGPPAAWSGPSVTTPPNAALGGPSSLPSTASPASATKEAPFVNSLGMKFVPVPGTNVLMCMHETRKSDYAAFAAETPGTDRSWVNPTFVNPTFEGMKVSEGDDHPVVSVNSLDAEAFCQWLSKKEGRSYRLPSWREWGWAVGTGPLEHEGATFAEMKVKVAGIYPWGRGWPPPKGAGNMADEALKARQPTAKIIAGYQDGYATTAPVMSFPPNEIGIYDLCGNVNEWCGDITTKGDQRKIRSSSWVTFGPDVSALSSNPGDGGQSLMLRCADLGFRVVLELTSGTASAETAATATPPSTPAKATAIETTKAPPMTTAKPAAVVVKESVPLTLPTGPTTWTDTKGRIITATFKAIASGNVLLDIAGKVTPVPLNTLSAASQKLARDYQQQAASTTSPDSATKDRPFANTLGMKFVPVPETKVLFCIHEARYKDWLAYTTTNGLGEPAKSYMAPVGDWITERDEDHPVKNATHDDAVKFCQWLSKKEGKTYRLPTDQEWSYAVGIGQEESWTSGATPESRNEKLKDVFPWGTTWPPLQDAGNFADTAWTETFPKETRFIDGYSDGFPTTAPVMSFKPNSLGIYDLSGNVGEWVADWWNPAQKDRTIRGSAFVSSERQRLFSSARGHLPPSVFYQNANIGIRVVLEVAPTAATPLTSPPAVVQPVPRIPASQAATILTSATKDQPFTNSLGMKFVPVPNTDVLFCIHETRRQDFATYAEVVAGVDRSWMEQQENGVACGAGSAHPVVGVSWEEAGRFCEWLSQKEGRRYRLPTDREWSWAADIGQQEQSSQATVPEILNGKLTTVFPWGGEYPPVAKDAGNYADSAWYEKFPTRPWIENFSDGFPTTAPVMSFRSSKLGLYDLGGNVWEFVQDWWNPQQQGRVIRGGSFNNVHQDLLLSSGRFRCHPTDRFNNHGFRIVLELPKP, encoded by the coding sequence ATGAGCGACAGTTTGCCTCCCCATTTGAAGAGCTGCACCCAATGCGGTGCGGAACTGCCGGCTGGCGGCACCAACGGCCTCTGCCCGGCCTGCCTGATGGCGGAGGCGATGAAGCCCTCCGGCCCCAAGACGCGGTGGGAACCGCCCACTGCGGAGGAGCTGGCAAAACTCCTGCCACAGTATGAGATCACGCGGATGCTGGGCCGGGGCGGCATGGGCGCGGTGTATCAGGGCACTCAGAAGTCCCTGGACCGGGCGGTGGCCATCAAGATCCTCTCCAACGATCTCGAGGAGGCCGATGCCAGCTTTGCCGAGCGCTTCAAGAACGAGGCGCGGGCCATGGCCAAGCTCAGCCATCCTGGCATCGTCGCCGTGTTTGACTCCGGGGAGACGGCCAACGGCCTGCTCTACATCGTCATGGAGTTCATCGAGGGCACGGACGTGGCCCGCATGATCGCCAAAGACAAACGCCTGCACACGGACCACGCGATGGCGATCACCGCGCATGTGTGTGATGCGCTGGCCTACGCGCACGAGCGCGGCATCATCCACCGTGACATCAAACCGGCGAACATCATGGTCGGTTATGACGGCGTGGTGAAGGTGGCGGACTTCGGACTCGCCAAGATGAGCAAGGCTGGCGAAAGCGCCCTCACCCAGAGCGGCATGGCCATGGGCACGCTGCACTTCATGGCTCCCGAGGCGCTCATGCTCGGCACGGCGGTGGATCACCGCGCGGACATCTACGCGGTGGGCGTCATGCTCTACCAGATGCTCACCGGCAAGCTGCCGCAGGGCATGTTTGAGCTGCCGTCGCTGCAAGTCCCTGGCCTGGACCCCCGCTACGACAGCATCATTGGCAAGGCGCTGCGCGAGGATCGCGAGCTGCGCTACCCGAGGGTTCTGGACATGCGTCATGACCTGGATGCCATCCTCACCCAGCCGGTGGTGAAGGTGGAGGCGGCGGCGGAAAAGGCGCCCGCCGCCTTGCAAACTCAGGCCCGCCCGCAGCGCCCCGGCGGCCAGCCGTATCGCCCGCCTCAGCCACAGGTTGTCGTACGCACGGAGAAGAAGGGATCGCCGCTGCTCTGGGTGGGATTCATCGTCATGGCATGTATCGCCGCATGGCTGGGACTCAAGAAGAGCGGCGGCGAATCCACGCCTGAACCCGGTGGGGCGGCTGGTCCTCCAGCCGCCTGGAGCGGTCCCTCGGTGACGACCCCGCCCAACGCGGCGCTTGGAGGACCAAGCTCCCTACCTTCCACCGCCTCGCCTGCCAGCGCGACAAAGGAGGCCCCCTTCGTGAACTCCCTCGGCATGAAGTTCGTGCCCGTGCCCGGCACAAACGTCCTTATGTGCATGCATGAGACGCGCAAGAGCGACTACGCCGCCTTCGCGGCGGAAACCCCTGGCACAGACAGATCTTGGGTGAATCCCACGTTTGTGAATCCCACGTTTGAAGGCATGAAAGTCAGCGAAGGCGATGATCATCCCGTGGTAAGTGTAAACTCCTTGGATGCGGAAGCCTTCTGCCAGTGGCTGAGCAAGAAAGAAGGTCGTAGCTACCGCCTGCCGAGTTGGCGGGAGTGGGGCTGGGCCGTGGGCACCGGGCCACTGGAGCATGAAGGTGCCACGTTCGCTGAGATGAAGGTCAAAGTGGCTGGCATTTATCCATGGGGACGGGGATGGCCGCCGCCAAAAGGGGCGGGCAACATGGCCGACGAGGCATTGAAGGCTAGGCAGCCAACAGCAAAAATCATTGCGGGATACCAAGATGGCTATGCCACGACGGCTCCAGTCATGAGTTTTCCGCCGAACGAGATCGGGATCTATGATTTGTGCGGTAATGTCAACGAATGGTGTGGTGACATCACTACCAAGGGCGATCAGCGTAAGATCCGCAGTTCCTCCTGGGTAACCTTCGGGCCTGATGTCTCCGCATTGTCTTCCAACCCCGGAGATGGTGGACAATCCCTGATGCTGCGTTGTGCTGACCTCGGCTTCCGTGTCGTCCTCGAACTCACTTCCGGCACCGCCTCCGCTGAAACGGCTGCAACGGCAACTCCTCCCAGCACTCCGGCAAAGGCCACCGCCATAGAAACCACGAAGGCTCCGCCGATGACGACTGCGAAGCCTGCCGCAGTCGTGGTGAAGGAGTCGGTGCCATTGACGTTGCCCACCGGCCCCACGACTTGGACGGATACCAAGGGACGAATCATCACGGCGACATTCAAGGCCATCGCCAGCGGCAATGTGCTCCTGGACATCGCGGGCAAAGTGACGCCGGTGCCGCTGAACACGCTCTCGGCAGCGAGCCAGAAGCTCGCACGCGACTACCAGCAGCAGGCGGCGTCCACCACCTCCCCGGACAGCGCCACCAAGGATCGCCCCTTTGCAAACACCCTCGGCATGAAGTTCGTCCCCGTGCCGGAGACGAAGGTGCTGTTCTGCATTCACGAGGCACGCTACAAGGATTGGCTGGCCTATACGACTACGAACGGTCTGGGCGAGCCAGCCAAGAGCTACATGGCACCCGTGGGCGATTGGATCACCGAGCGTGACGAGGACCACCCCGTGAAGAACGCGACGCACGATGATGCGGTGAAATTCTGCCAATGGCTCAGCAAGAAGGAAGGCAAGACCTACCGCCTGCCCACCGACCAAGAGTGGAGTTATGCCGTTGGCATTGGTCAAGAGGAGTCGTGGACTTCAGGGGCCACGCCCGAAAGCCGCAATGAGAAATTGAAAGATGTCTTCCCATGGGGAACAACCTGGCCACCGCTCCAGGACGCCGGAAACTTCGCCGACACGGCTTGGACCGAAACGTTCCCCAAAGAAACGCGATTTATCGACGGCTACAGCGATGGATTCCCCACCACGGCGCCGGTGATGAGCTTCAAGCCGAACTCGCTTGGCATCTATGACCTGAGTGGCAATGTCGGTGAGTGGGTGGCGGACTGGTGGAATCCCGCTCAGAAAGACCGGACCATCCGTGGGTCGGCATTCGTCTCAAGCGAGCGCCAGCGTTTGTTTTCCTCAGCGCGCGGACATCTCCCGCCCTCAGTTTTCTACCAAAACGCCAATATTGGGATTCGCGTCGTCCTGGAAGTCGCGCCCACTGCTGCCACCCCATTGACTTCACCACCCGCCGTCGTTCAGCCTGTTCCACGCATTCCGGCAAGCCAGGCAGCAACCATACTCACATCCGCCACGAAGGACCAGCCCTTCACCAACAGCCTCGGGATGAAGTTCGTACCGGTGCCGAACACGGATGTGCTCTTCTGCATCCATGAGACGCGCCGCCAGGATTTCGCCACCTATGCCGAAGTTGTCGCCGGTGTGGACAGATCATGGATGGAGCAGCAGGAAAATGGGGTGGCATGCGGCGCGGGGAGCGCTCACCCTGTCGTCGGGGTGAGCTGGGAGGAAGCTGGCAGGTTCTGCGAGTGGTTGAGCCAAAAAGAAGGCAGGCGCTATCGCCTTCCAACGGATCGGGAGTGGAGCTGGGCGGCGGACATAGGTCAGCAGGAGCAATCATCCCAAGCCACCGTACCTGAAATATTGAATGGCAAGCTCACGACGGTGTTTCCCTGGGGTGGTGAATACCCGCCAGTGGCGAAGGACGCGGGAAACTATGCAGATAGCGCATGGTATGAGAAGTTTCCTACCAGGCCGTGGATCGAGAATTTCTCGGACGGCTTTCCCACCACTGCGCCTGTGATGAGCTTTAGGTCGAGCAAACTGGGGCTTTACGACCTGGGTGGCAATGTTTGGGAGTTTGTTCAGGACTGGTGGAATCCGCAGCAGCAGGGGCGTGTCATCCGTGGTGGATCGTTCAACAATGTTCATCAGGACCTTTTGCTCTCCTCCGGCCGCTTCCGTTGCCATCCAACGGATCGCTTCAACAATCACGGCTTCCGCATCGTGCTGGAACTGCCGAAGCCCTGA
- the gmk gene encoding guanylate kinase, producing the protein MEFSKQRLGQLIIVSGPSGTGKTTLARKVCDRGEAVFSVSCTTRAPRPGEVDGKDYFFLTEGDFLARVERGELFEHARVHGRLYGTLKRYVYENLESGVDVIMDIDVQGAAQVRACEDELVKRCLLEIFVMPPSLDELRNRLSGRATEDAAAFELRMQNAAAEMEHWRKYGYVLVSGAREDDARRFDAILEAGRMRTSLRPMTNDE; encoded by the coding sequence ATGGAGTTCTCAAAACAGCGTCTGGGGCAGTTGATCATCGTTTCGGGGCCGTCAGGCACCGGCAAGACGACACTGGCGCGCAAGGTGTGTGATCGCGGTGAGGCGGTGTTCTCGGTTTCCTGCACGACGCGTGCGCCGAGGCCGGGCGAAGTCGATGGGAAAGACTATTTTTTCCTGACGGAGGGGGATTTCCTGGCGCGGGTGGAGCGCGGGGAGCTGTTTGAACACGCTCGCGTGCATGGCCGGCTCTACGGCACGCTGAAACGCTACGTTTACGAAAATCTGGAGAGCGGCGTGGATGTGATCATGGACATCGACGTGCAAGGTGCGGCGCAGGTGCGCGCGTGTGAGGATGAATTGGTCAAACGCTGCCTGCTGGAGATCTTCGTGATGCCGCCGAGCCTGGATGAATTGCGCAACCGCCTGTCAGGCCGTGCGACGGAGGACGCGGCGGCATTTGAACTGCGGATGCAGAACGCGGCGGCAGAGATGGAGCACTGGCGCAAGTATGGCTATGTGCTGGTGAGCGGCGCACGTGAGGACGACGCGCGGCGCTTTGATGCGATCCTCGAAGCGGGGCGGATGCGGACGAGTCTGAGGCCAATGACGAATGACGAATGA
- a CDS encoding Gfo/Idh/MocA family oxidoreductase: MPHASSRRQFVKVAAASVAAPFILPSCGKRRKSANERIVLGFIGVGKMNSGHLGSFLGRKEVQIVAVCDVDTTRRENAKKTVEERYGKDQDAAFKGCEAYADFRKLLDRKDIDAVVIATPDHWHAIIAIAALNAGKDVYCEKPLTHNIHEALTLIAATRKNDAILQTGSQQRSSKEFRVACELVRNGVIGKIKNVETSFGSPAKPNANPEEPMEPGLDWDMWCGPGPLAPYSSVLSPRGVHNHFPAWRNTREYGGGMITDWGAHHIDIAQWGLGEDEKGPVEIIAPEKHDEATDGAKLIYASGIPLLHNGKGKGVSFFGENGEVHVNRGKFELILAGKSIHKFWDKDIDKGTSLDREVTLTEKEFLTDAKVKLYNSKNHHEDWINSIRTRAKPICDVAIGASTVISCHLMNQAYYHGGTMKWNPEKHEYTSGGDAKWLTRDYRGDWKV; the protein is encoded by the coding sequence ATGCCACACGCATCCTCACGCCGTCAGTTCGTCAAAGTCGCCGCCGCCTCGGTGGCAGCACCATTCATCCTGCCTTCGTGCGGCAAACGCAGAAAATCGGCCAACGAGCGCATCGTTCTGGGATTCATCGGCGTGGGCAAAATGAATAGCGGCCATCTCGGCAGCTTTCTCGGCCGCAAGGAAGTCCAGATCGTCGCCGTCTGCGATGTCGATACCACTCGCCGCGAAAACGCGAAGAAGACCGTCGAAGAACGCTATGGCAAGGACCAGGATGCCGCCTTCAAAGGCTGCGAAGCCTATGCTGACTTCCGCAAACTCCTTGATCGCAAGGACATCGACGCCGTCGTCATCGCCACGCCCGACCACTGGCATGCAATCATCGCCATCGCCGCGTTGAACGCTGGCAAAGATGTGTACTGCGAAAAGCCGCTCACCCACAACATTCACGAAGCTCTCACGCTCATTGCCGCCACGCGCAAAAACGACGCCATCCTCCAGACCGGCTCGCAGCAGCGCTCCAGCAAAGAATTCCGTGTCGCCTGCGAACTCGTCCGCAACGGTGTCATCGGCAAGATCAAGAACGTTGAAACCTCCTTCGGTTCGCCTGCCAAACCCAACGCCAATCCCGAGGAACCCATGGAACCGGGCCTCGATTGGGACATGTGGTGCGGTCCGGGTCCGCTTGCGCCTTACAGCAGCGTGCTCAGCCCGCGTGGCGTTCACAATCACTTCCCTGCCTGGCGCAATACCCGCGAATACGGCGGCGGCATGATCACCGACTGGGGCGCGCACCACATCGACATCGCCCAGTGGGGCCTTGGCGAGGATGAAAAAGGCCCGGTCGAAATCATCGCGCCTGAAAAGCACGACGAAGCCACCGATGGCGCGAAGCTCATCTACGCCAGCGGCATCCCGCTCCTCCACAACGGTAAAGGCAAGGGCGTCTCCTTCTTCGGCGAAAATGGTGAAGTCCACGTCAACCGTGGCAAGTTTGAACTCATCCTCGCTGGCAAGTCCATTCACAAATTCTGGGACAAGGACATCGACAAAGGCACCTCCCTTGATCGTGAAGTCACCCTCACCGAAAAAGAATTCCTCACCGATGCCAAGGTAAAGCTCTACAACTCGAAGAACCATCACGAAGACTGGATCAACTCGATCAGAACCCGCGCGAAGCCGATCTGCGACGTCGCCATCGGTGCCAGCACCGTCATCTCCTGCCACCTCATGAACCAGGCGTACTACCACGGCGGCACCATGAAGTGGAATCCCGAGAAGCACGAATACACCAGCGGCGGCGACGCCAAATGGCTCACCCGCGACTACCGCGGCGACTGGAAGGTCTAA
- a CDS encoding MFS transporter: protein MRIAPVKEGDATTSQTFRNELWRSLPSGVIDTLTATFGMLIAVRVFHMGDVAKSVFLSATSGGLVTSLFVVPLLLRAKSTISRTAAKVQMLGGACMTVSAAFPHDPLLYITGLSLGLFCLSMQIPLMTQIYRINYPAATRGKLFAVTGVTRAAAAMCFGFVGGKLLGWDLHYYTWLLWGFAASCFISGFWTYGLPITPWEAPANSSTNLWGSLRWVREDRDFRTLLISWMMMGIGNLAAASLFVEYLANPRHGINLPEFEVAWITGVVPVVARLIFSYPWGLVYDRFHLFTVRAVLNVFFAAGVLCFYLGHGIGWWTFGMALWGMANAGGNVTWALWVTKLAPKHAVAEYMSVHTFLTGMRGLVAPSLAFAMVKVMSFDTFAILCGLTILSASGFITVRARNSDPSTSDRLRPGAKPERL from the coding sequence ATGCGAATAGCACCTGTGAAAGAAGGCGATGCCACCACCTCCCAGACCTTCCGCAACGAGCTCTGGCGCTCGCTGCCATCAGGAGTCATCGACACACTCACCGCCACCTTCGGCATGCTCATCGCCGTCCGTGTGTTTCACATGGGGGATGTGGCGAAGTCTGTCTTTCTCAGCGCCACCAGCGGTGGTCTCGTGACGAGTTTGTTCGTCGTGCCGTTGCTGCTCCGGGCGAAAAGCACCATCTCACGCACTGCGGCCAAGGTGCAGATGCTCGGCGGTGCCTGCATGACCGTCTCAGCCGCCTTTCCGCACGATCCGCTGCTCTACATCACCGGGCTCAGCCTCGGGCTTTTCTGCCTGTCGATGCAGATCCCGTTGATGACGCAGATCTACCGCATCAACTACCCTGCGGCAACGCGTGGCAAGCTCTTCGCCGTCACCGGCGTCACCCGTGCTGCTGCCGCCATGTGTTTCGGCTTTGTCGGCGGCAAGCTTCTCGGCTGGGATCTTCACTATTACACCTGGCTGCTCTGGGGCTTTGCCGCCAGTTGCTTCATCTCCGGCTTTTGGACCTATGGCCTGCCCATCACGCCATGGGAAGCTCCCGCGAACTCCAGCACCAATCTTTGGGGCTCCCTGCGCTGGGTGCGTGAGGATCGTGACTTCCGCACGCTGCTCATCTCCTGGATGATGATGGGGATCGGCAATCTCGCCGCCGCCAGCCTGTTCGTCGAATACCTCGCCAATCCACGTCATGGCATCAACCTGCCCGAGTTCGAGGTCGCCTGGATCACCGGCGTCGTCCCCGTCGTGGCCCGTTTGATCTTCTCCTATCCTTGGGGGCTTGTGTACGACCGCTTCCACCTGTTCACCGTGCGTGCGGTGCTAAATGTCTTCTTCGCCGCCGGCGTCCTGTGCTTCTACCTCGGCCACGGCATCGGCTGGTGGACCTTCGGCATGGCGCTCTGGGGCATGGCCAACGCCGGTGGCAACGTCACCTGGGCGCTGTGGGTCACCAAACTCGCGCCCAAGCATGCCGTGGCCGAATACATGAGCGTTCACACCTTCCTCACCGGCATGCGCGGCCTCGTCGCTCCGTCGCTGGCCTTTGCGATGGTCAAAGTGATGTCGTTCGACACCTTCGCCATCCTCTGCGGCCTCACCATCCTCTCCGCCAGCGGCTTCATCACCGTCCGCGCCCGCAACAGCGATCCCTCAACCTCCGACCGCCTCCGACCCGGTGCCAAACCCGAACGCCTATGA
- a CDS encoding polyprenyl synthetase family protein: protein MSAPTVSASNPVFPFHLVRADLERVEAAILEQARAFDPGVEGYVSYVCKTSGKRIRPALAVLAGGATGGTHEGHTRLSVILELVHIASLVHDDIMDGADIRRAMPTAVAKWGSSLSVLLGDSLFAYALELATEFEDTHVCRTIAKASRDVCTGEILQTQRRFDFNLSVADYLKMIEMKTAALFAAASELGARLNQQPDFVQHALRDYGSKLGTAYQIYDDCLDIVGDEKTVGKTLRTDLARGKLTLPILYLLESATEAQKQKLNRMLLKGEPMDTTILASIADYAGAVERAVKFAQNLLVEARADLICLSATSHKQALEDIIGYLHSLLDQCRAIH from the coding sequence ATGTCAGCCCCCACCGTCAGCGCCAGCAACCCGGTCTTCCCGTTCCATCTCGTGCGGGCGGATCTCGAGCGCGTGGAAGCCGCCATCCTCGAGCAGGCGCGCGCATTTGACCCCGGTGTCGAAGGCTACGTCAGCTACGTCTGCAAAACCTCCGGCAAACGCATTCGTCCCGCGCTTGCCGTACTTGCCGGTGGTGCCACTGGCGGCACGCATGAGGGCCACACGCGCCTCTCCGTCATCCTCGAACTCGTCCACATCGCCTCCCTCGTTCATGACGACATCATGGACGGCGCCGACATCCGCCGCGCCATGCCTACCGCCGTTGCCAAATGGGGCAGCAGCCTCAGTGTTCTGCTTGGCGACAGCCTCTTCGCCTACGCGCTCGAACTCGCCACCGAGTTTGAGGACACCCACGTCTGTCGCACCATCGCCAAAGCCTCGCGCGATGTCTGCACCGGCGAGATCCTGCAAACCCAGCGCCGTTTCGACTTCAATCTCTCAGTCGCCGATTATCTCAAGATGATCGAGATGAAGACCGCCGCGCTCTTTGCCGCCGCCAGTGAGCTCGGCGCGCGCCTCAATCAGCAGCCCGACTTCGTCCAGCACGCCCTTCGCGACTACGGCAGCAAGCTCGGCACCGCCTACCAGATCTACGACGACTGCCTCGACATCGTCGGCGACGAAAAAACCGTCGGCAAAACACTCCGCACCGATCTCGCCCGAGGCAAGCTCACCCTGCCCATCCTTTACCTCCTGGAGAGCGCCACCGAGGCACAGAAGCAAAAGCTTAATCGCATGCTCCTCAAAGGCGAACCCATGGACACCACCATCCTCGCCAGCATCGCCGACTACGCAGGTGCCGTCGAACGTGCCGTCAAATTCGCGCAGAACCTCCTCGTCGAAGCCCGTGCGGATTTGATCTGTCTTTCCGCCACGTCCCACAAACAGGCCCTCGAAGACATCATCGGCTACCTTCACAGCTTGCTCGATCAGTGCCGCGCCATTCATTAA
- a CDS encoding carbon-nitrogen family hydrolase, with translation MKAHLVQIDSAWEDRSANHAKARKLIAEANPQPGSLIILPETFSTGFSMNLPVTAEPEGGLSEQFLREIAAQYQSCVIGGVVTQTSDNRGLNQSLAIAPDGSILARYTKNYPFSMGGEDKAHVAGTSVSLFEWQGLRIAPLICYDLRFPELARDAVRAGAEVLIYIAAWPVKRIQHWITLLQARAIENLAYVIGVNRCGTDPQFTYTGRSLVVDPHGIIIADAAEQERVVSAQIEPAVIRDWRAHFPALKDAGLMTNAECRMSNG, from the coding sequence ATGAAAGCACACCTCGTTCAAATCGACTCCGCATGGGAAGACCGCTCCGCCAATCACGCTAAAGCGCGGAAACTCATCGCTGAAGCGAATCCTCAGCCCGGATCACTCATCATCCTGCCGGAAACCTTCTCCACCGGTTTCAGCATGAACCTCCCCGTCACCGCTGAGCCCGAAGGTGGCCTCAGCGAGCAGTTCCTGCGCGAAATCGCCGCTCAATACCAAAGCTGCGTCATCGGTGGCGTCGTCACCCAAACATCCGATAACCGAGGCTTGAACCAATCCCTCGCCATCGCTCCCGATGGCAGCATCCTCGCCCGCTACACCAAAAACTATCCCTTCAGCATGGGTGGCGAGGACAAAGCCCACGTCGCAGGTACCAGTGTCAGTCTTTTTGAATGGCAAGGCCTCCGCATCGCCCCGCTCATCTGCTACGACCTGCGCTTCCCCGAACTCGCCCGCGATGCCGTGCGTGCCGGAGCCGAAGTGCTCATCTACATCGCCGCCTGGCCGGTCAAACGCATCCAGCACTGGATCACGCTGCTCCAGGCCCGTGCCATCGAAAACCTCGCCTACGTCATCGGCGTCAACCGTTGTGGCACCGATCCCCAGTTCACTTACACCGGCCGCAGCCTCGTCGTCGATCCCCACGGCATCATCATCGCCGACGCTGCCGAGCAAGAACGCGTGGTCAGTGCACAGATTGAGCCTGCGGTCATCCGAGACTGGCGTGCGCACTTCCCCGCTCTCAAAGACGCGGGATTAATGACGAATGCAGAATGTCGAATGTCGAATGGATGA
- a CDS encoding LysM peptidoglycan-binding domain-containing protein, producing MSHADYPFADSGDYKSDWAAEGGQGAGMDYSSWRSSHGGSSSRSSRGSSSKKKTSSKSSGRSSSYAIKSGDTLSTIARKSGTTVAKLKAANGLKSDMIRAGKTLKIPK from the coding sequence ATGTCGCACGCGGACTACCCCTTTGCGGACAGCGGTGACTATAAAAGCGATTGGGCGGCCGAAGGAGGGCAGGGCGCTGGAATGGACTATTCCTCATGGCGCTCTTCGCATGGTGGATCGTCCTCGCGCAGTTCCCGTGGCAGTTCGTCCAAGAAAAAGACCTCCTCCAAATCCAGCGGCAGGAGCAGTTCTTACGCCATCAAAAGCGGTGACACGCTCTCCACCATTGCACGCAAAAGCGGCACCACCGTCGCGAAGCTCAAGGCCGCCAACGGCCTCAAGTCCGACATGATTCGTGCCGGCAAAACGCTGAAAATTCCCAAGTGA